In Lacerta agilis isolate rLacAgi1 chromosome 1, rLacAgi1.pri, whole genome shotgun sequence, the following proteins share a genomic window:
- the GREM1 gene encoding gremlin-1, whose amino-acid sequence MSRTVSTVGVLLLFGLLLPTAEGSKRSRGAQGAIPPPDKDKPNDSEQTPQQPPSPPQQSGARIRGKDRIKPPPAEEVLESSQEALHVTERQYLKRDWCKTHSLKQTIHEEGCHSHTIINRFCYGQCNSFYIPRHLHREEGSFQSCSFCKPKKLTTMSVTLNCPELQPPRKKKRITRVKECRCISIDLD is encoded by the coding sequence ATGAGTCGCACAGTTTCTACAGTTGGTGTCCTCCTTCTGTTTGGACTTCTGCTGCCCACAGCAGAGGGGAGCAAGAGGAGCCGTGGAGCCCAGGGCGCCATCCCTCCGCCTGACAAAGATAAGCCCAATGATTCGGAACAGACGCCGCAGCAGCCGCCATCGCCACCGCAGCAGTCAGGCGCCAGAATCCGTGGCAAGGACAGAATCAAGCCTCCACCTGCTGAAGAGGTGCTGGAGTCGAGCCAAGAGGCGCTGCATGTCACTGAGCGACAGTACCTGAAGCGGGACTGGTGCAAGACACATTCCCTGAAGCAAACCATCCACGAGGAAGGCTGCCACAGCCACACCATTATCAACAGGTTCTGCTACGGGCAGTGCAATTCCTTCTACATCCCCAGGCATCTCCACAGAGAGGAAGGCTCCTTCCAGTCCTGTTCCTTTTGCAAACCTAAGAAACTCACCACCATGTCTGTCACACTGAACTGCCCGGAGCTTCAGCCCccgaggaagaaaaagaggatcACGCGAGTTAAAGAATGTCGCTGTATATCCATAGACTTGGATTAG